The nucleotide sequence AATAACTCCCACCTGGCCTCCGAGATGCTCTACATGCTCTGGGGTGTCCGGGTGCTGGGCTGCGTCGAGAAGCTGCTCTTCCTGGAGCTCTGCCGACACATGGTCTTCCAGTGGCTCAGCCAGGGTGACTACGTCTTCCGGCCAGGCCAGCCGGATGCCAGGATCTATGTGGTGCGGGATGGGCTGATGGAGCTGGGTCTGCCAGGGCCTGATGGGAAGGAAGTGGTCCTCGGGGACAGCGCCAACAGCCTCCTGAGCCTCCTGGACGTCATCACAAGCCACCAGCACGCCCAGGGGCGCTGTGTCTGCCCGGATGGCCTGAGACTCCATGGTGCTGCAGCTGCCAGTGGAGGCCTTGTCTGCCGTGTTCCCCAAGTACCCCGAGAGCTTGGGGTGGTACGGATCATCATGGGGAGGCTGCGGCAGGTCCTTCAGCCACGAGATCCAGCCCCTTGCCGCTTCCCCAGCCCCGCCTCCCGGACCGCACCAGCCCTGGGTGTGGCTCCAAGCGGGTGGTCAACACCTCAGCTATCGAGGAGCCAAGGGGGACTCTTGGCCAGCCACCTGACCGCGTTGGGGCCCCACTCCCTGGACCTGGAGAGGACCGGTGACCGCTCCCTCCTGGACGGCCCGGTCTTGCCCCATCGTGCCAAAGCTGGCACCATCATCACCGGCCAAAGCGACCAGGATGTAAGCCTGCACTTTGTGCTGAGGGGCTCTCTGCATGTCTACACCCCCTCTCACCAGGGGACTTGTCGAGTCAAAGACTGTGGACTGGGCCTCGTACAGGTGTCACTCCAGGGGTCCACCACTCCAGAGTCCAGAGGGCCAGGCCTGAGGAGCCCCACACTTGGGAAGACTGGCCCAGGTCCgatctccagccctgctccagccacaccccggAAGCTGGCTGGTCTACgcatggcagaagcttgaggaatcaccGGCCTGTCAAGATAAGTAGACTGTTACTCCTTGCCATCAGGTTGGCAGAGGCTGCCCCAGAAAGCTGGGGAAATAGAGAGATGTTCCTGTTCGCACTCACTTTCCTCTCATGGATAGGATGTTTTGTTGGTATTGATTTCCTCTAGTCTGGGCCCAATTTGTAAGTGTGGGGCACATTGAATGGAAGAAATCAGGGACTTAAAAGCTCATACTGTTGTAACCTCTTTCGGTCTGCTGGTTTGCCTGCCAGGAAGGAGGTTGCCAATGCcattttggggaagtgttttcaaTGAGGTTTACAATGATGTATGTGCGTCaagcttggggggtggggggaagagactGATAATTCTCAGGATAAAAGTTGGTGTTTAGAATAACCTTCAGCCTTCAGGCCTAAATGAGCTGTGTTACTACCATCCGTCTGGGGCAGGAATAGCCATGGGGATAGGCATTAACATAGACAAAGGCTCTTCTGTGGGACTCCAACTCCCTAGTGTCCTTACAAAGCCAAATAAGTTCCCTGGCGGGAGTTGCCCTCTAGAACAGATGGGCGCTTGACCTCCTCACTGTTGAGAAAGGGGGCGCCTGCATCTTCCTTGGAAAAGAATGCTGTTACTTTGTAAACCAGTCAGGGATAGTCACGACTAAGcgttaaggaactcaaggaaagaattcaatgtAGACAACAGGAAAATATCATTCAATGGAGAGGATGGGATCTCACAGACTGGGcatcctggctccctgccctggcGGGGCCCctcctttccataattttgcttgTGACCATTGGCCCCCGTATACTAAACACCCTGGTATGTTTTATTGAAGACACTCTTGCTTGCCAAAGTGCAGCACACATCTTAGCCCTCCGAGGGTATCAACCCCTAGAGCTAAAAAGTGATGCCTAATACAAGATTTTGAAAAAGGCATCAAAGTGGGGaatgttgggaaaataagtaaagttctgCGCCGTAAGATAGCTGaagggactaaaacaagctccaGTTCCCAGCTTGAGACTCCTCTTCCGGGTTCTTCCTGCCCTGTTTGCCGCGTGTGTGAAAGCCGCCACGAATGTGGAAGATGACGCTATAAATTACCCTGCCCACCTGCATTtggggctcagatctttggagaaatggtctcctctgagcctgccagtgttaaataaatctccgatccACCCAGATATCtctgagtgccgcttggtttttccgccagtgttccagcctggttccgtaacaccccgtttctctctctctctctctctctctcaaaaataaataaaacattaaaaaaaataaaaatagataaaaaagcaaaaggaaatgagtGAGTTTTTttccaatgtgtatttatttttgagagagagacagagtgtgagtgggggagggacagggaaagaaggagacacagaatccgaagcaggctccaggctctgagctgtcagcacagagcccgacgcggggctcgaacccacaaaccgtgagatcgtgacctgagccgaagtcggacgcttaaccaactgagccacccaggtgcccctaatgtttatttatttttgagagagaaagagagagagagcgagtgcgagcaggggaggggcagagagagagggagacacagaatccgaagcaggctccaggctctgagctgtcagcacagagcccgacacggggctcgaactcatgatccaggagatcatgacctgtgcccaagtcggacgcttaaccgactgagccatctaggtgcccctgcGTAAGAGTTATTTTAATGATCTATTTTATTTGAAGCAATAAATCTAAAATATCTCAACATATGACCAAtataaaatgctatcaatgaaatACATGATATCTCATAAATAGTTTTTTCTCACCAAGGCTTCAAAAGGACGTGTGTTTTATAGATACTGCAGCTCTGCACTGGAACTCACTCTGTGGCCACAGTGAGGCCAGACTCGAAGCCGGCAGAGGGGTGGGAGCCAACCTGGGTTGGGGACCACCAGTAGGGCAGTGAGGACAACAGGGCCGCCAAGTGTGGTCACACGACAGGACAGGGAGGAGGCACTGATGGCCTTGGAAGCTCCAGAGGAGACAGGGGATGGGCCTGGCCTGAGGCcacagagagcagagcaggggcactGGTGGCTCAGTGGCATTGAGCCAGGattggaggtggtgggggggggaggcctCCATCCGCCCTGTTCTTGGTGtgcagaggtgggctgggggtggggagggcgggggacagTGTGGCCATCAAGCAGCCAAGTTACAGGAATTGCTTTACCTCAGGTaagacatttctctttctctgatgacCCCATCTTTCCGTGGGGGTGGATTGAGGCGGAAGAGGAAAGTGTGTAAGTTCAGGAAGGACCAGCAGTGGGGCAAGCCCCTTGAGGAGTCGGCtctctgtgtgttttctctccaccctttgttgcatccacacgactcctgaaacagaatgctatgggcaccagtgacagtcacaacaaagtttattgcaatgagaggcaaggccgaccgatggCGACCAACACTTTTGATCAGAGTGTGGCCCccaacagccggggtacagagtttttatagctgATCACATCGTTTGATCATCACTGGGAACAGATCAAAGAAATAGTtaccagatgagttagaaacagttcccggatgaggtgattattttagactttctgcctttaagttgcaaccagtggatctccttgaccctgctTCTGaagctcttttctttgaacttttgtttccttaattggtgaagcctaatttacaagagtaaagcaaggctgttatctcttaaccttcagtgtcaacacaaagctgttatctCTCAAGCTACACGTTCGCCCtgcactacaatttaacccttacatcTTCCCCTTAAGATCCTGGGCCTCAGGTGACAtgatggggcaggagggagggaggaagggtggggcgCTCAGGAATGCTGGCCCTGTGCTCCCAGCAGCTGCCAAGTGGCCCGGATCCTCCTTTCTCCCACCACAGCTGGCTCCTGGTTTCCGGGACTCTTGGGAGATGCTGGAGGCTGCTGAGGTGTGGGCTTCGGGGGCTCTCTCTGGGTGCTGGAGTGCGGAGTCCATATGGCCGCCTGCAGCAGgcttggggctggggtggggggagtgggggggagacTCACATCCGAGGAAAAGTCCTCAGGGCCTACACACCCGACAGAGGATGTGGCAGGGGAGCAGAGACAGGACTCGACGTGAGAACCTGGGACAGGAAGCCCCCCTGAGACCAcagcccttcctcctgccccgCCCTGGTGTAACCTGACACCCAGTGCTCCGTCCAGGTCCCTAGTGCCCGACCAAGTCACCCAGTTACAAAACACCAGGAAAAAGAAACTTCTGAGAAAGCGGAAGTACTGagttgagacagggagagggaccCTGATATGGGGCTGAGCTCTGGCAGGGACCACCCACATCCGGGCCTCACCCTACAAAAGGCCAAGGCTCTGGCATCCCAATAGCACttcctgtccctcttccctggTGCCCACAAGGCATTTCCCCAACTTAAACATGATCAAGGAGGAGCATGATCTTCCTGTAATGGGGGCATCCCAAGGCCCAGCTCCCATGGCCACCACCGTAATCAACATCCAGACTGAGACGTCCGTGCCCGACCACATCGTCTGGTCCCTGTTCAACACAGTCTACATGAACTGGTGCTGCCTGGGCTTCGTGGCCTTTGCCTACTCCGTGaaggtgggtgtgtgtgttggggggggttcTCCCAGAAAGTGCAGGTGAGCTTGCGGAGGTCCGTCTGCCCCGAGGGTACCTGGTGTGCTGGGAGCccctgtgtgtgtgagcgtgtgtgtgtgacTATTCCCAGGGAGAGAACAGGGTGAGGCCGCATGGGAGGGCATGGGAGGGCATGGGAATGGCAGGGTCACCCTatgtccccaccctccccaagaAGGTCTCCTTCCCAGAATAATTAGGCAAATTACATCCTCCACACTTTGGACTCCGAACTCAAGTCTGGTCCAGAATGGACACGAGGTAGTCGAAGGCTGTTCGGCCCTGATGGGGTGTGAGGCCAGTGACTGGACCTATGCAGAGGGAGGGGGCGCCCTGGGGTCTCCAGGAGAGGCCGAGAGTCTGAAGAAGGAGCTAGAGGCCCCAGGAGGGACGGGACTCAAGGGCCACTGTCCTGCTCAGGCTCTGGGAAAGGGGGGTGGGTCCCCGACCGGGGCGAAGGGCATGTGGAGGCTGCTGTGGACGGGGACCAGCCTGGCTCTCGCCAGGACCCGCCCCTGATCCCCCTCCATCTCCTCTCCCCAGTCTAGGGACCGGAAGATGGTGGGTGACCTGATCGGGGCCCGGGCCTATTCCTCCACCGCCAAGTGCCTGAACATCTGGGCCCTGGTCCTGGGCATCATTCTGACCCTTATATTCATCATTCTTTTCTTCACTGGCGCACTGGTGTTTTCAGTAAACACATTTCATACTCTGAGGCAACAGAGAGGC is from Neofelis nebulosa isolate mNeoNeb1 chromosome 10, mNeoNeb1.pri, whole genome shotgun sequence and encodes:
- the LOC131488402 gene encoding interferon-induced transmembrane protein 1-like; its protein translation is MIKEEHDLPVMGASQGPAPMATTVINIQTETSVPDHIVWSLFNTVYMNWCCLGFVAFAYSVKSRDRKMVGDLIGARAYSSTAKCLNIWALVLGIILTLIFIILFFTGALVFSVNTFHTLRQQRGYH